In Phragmites australis chromosome 16, lpPhrAust1.1, whole genome shotgun sequence, one DNA window encodes the following:
- the LOC133895472 gene encoding uncharacterized protein LOC133895472, with translation MATLTMQPIGPSPAPAAQENQRRGKNPAEDGADSSDIDSGWVVLGSSDIVPAGLAAANGGPRLGSSPTLPTWARWVLGGVVCTVVPFYKRVRHLEDETVAIVENDAEAVEHIAEVTEKLAANVAEQLPKDGSLQKAVEKVEDIAEIVDNDVEKVETIADKVDKVSNEIDAAVEPVIEELEKELDENPASDNAVNAQN, from the exons CTGCTCAGGAAAACCAGAGGCGA GGGAAGAACCCTGCTGAGGATGGTGCCGATTCGAGTGACATCGACTCAGG CTGGGTTGTTCTCGGCAGCTCGGACATCGTTCCAGCGGGTTTAGCCGCCGCCAATGGCGGTCCGCGCCTCGGCTCTTCTCCGACGCTTCCCACCTG GGCGCGGTGGGTTCTTGGAGGTGTGGTGTGCACGGTTGTGCCATTCTACAAGAGAGtcaggcatcttgaag ATGAGACAGTGGCGATCGTGGAGAATGATGCAGAGGCTGTGGAACATATAGCCGAGGTTACAGAGAAGCTAGCTGCTAATGTGGCCGAGCAACTTCCTAAAGATGGGTCCCTGCAGAAAGCAGTAGAGAAGGTTGAGGATATTGCTGAGATAGTTGATAATGACGTGGAGAAGGTTGAAACCATCGCTGATAAG GTTGACAAGGTCAGTAACGAGATTGATGCTGCGGTAGAGCCTGTCATCGAGGAGCTTGAAAAGGAACTCGATGAAAATCCAGCATCCGACAATGCAGTTAACGCACAGAATTGA